A region of Natribaculum luteum DNA encodes the following proteins:
- a CDS encoding ABC transporter ATP-binding protein: MAVIELEGLTKDYGEVLANDDLSFTVGEGEIFGYLGPNGAGKTTTIRTLLGFLSPTAGTARVLGYEITDERALIEAKRRIGYLPDDPAFDESATGREILELHAELKGDERSAELLELFDPPLDRQVREYSQGNVQKLGLVTTFMHDPDLVILDEPTNGLDPLMKQRFAEFLRDERDRGVTVFFSSHVLSEVRRLCDRVGIIRDGRLVTVEPVDTLLDRSGKVVRLHASDPIPREILEFEGVYDLETTERDENGVAECTFTFTGDVNVLLERLRSYVLLDLSIEEAPLEDVFMRFYGGGDDV; encoded by the coding sequence ATGGCCGTCATCGAACTCGAGGGACTCACGAAAGACTACGGCGAGGTGCTCGCCAACGACGACCTCTCGTTTACGGTCGGGGAAGGCGAGATATTCGGCTACCTCGGCCCGAACGGTGCGGGGAAGACGACGACGATCCGCACGCTGCTTGGCTTTCTCTCGCCGACGGCCGGGACGGCACGGGTGCTCGGCTACGAGATCACCGACGAGCGAGCGCTCATCGAGGCCAAACGCCGGATCGGCTACCTCCCCGACGACCCGGCGTTCGACGAGTCGGCGACGGGCCGGGAGATCCTCGAGTTACACGCGGAGCTCAAAGGCGACGAGCGCAGCGCGGAGTTACTCGAGTTGTTCGACCCGCCGCTCGACCGACAGGTTCGCGAGTACTCACAGGGGAACGTCCAGAAGCTCGGGCTCGTGACGACGTTCATGCACGACCCCGATCTCGTGATCCTCGACGAACCGACGAACGGACTCGACCCGCTGATGAAACAGCGCTTCGCCGAGTTCCTCCGGGACGAACGCGACCGCGGCGTGACGGTCTTTTTCTCCTCGCACGTCCTGAGCGAAGTCCGTCGGCTCTGCGATCGCGTCGGCATCATCCGCGACGGCCGACTCGTCACCGTCGAACCCGTCGACACCCTCCTCGACCGCAGCGGCAAAGTCGTCCGCCTGCACGCTTCCGACCCCATCCCGCGGGAAATCCTCGAGTTCGAGGGCGTCTACGACCTCGAGACGACCGAGCGCGACGAGAACGGTGTCGCCGAGTGTACGTTCACGTTCACTGGCGACGTCAACGTCTTACTCGAGCGACTCCGGTCGTACGTCCTGCTCGACCTCTCGATCGAGGAGGCTCCGCTCGAGGACGTCTTCATGCGCTTTTACGGCGGTGGTGACGATGTTTGA
- a CDS encoding ABC transporter permease yields the protein MFELSRYEGRTRVKGGVYLSIGLATLAALVIWVYPSFRDSMNMDELLRAYPEPMLQVMGIRTMASLEGFLAVELYMFGWVILLGLYFAYSAASTIADDVERGRMEILLSLPISRARVVGEKFAALAVPIALVNVLTPVVVLVGAELIGESLSTVDLLVVHLLSIPYLFACAGIGLLASVVFDRTSIAQRVALGVTFGLFLLESLLADTDYEVVGAIAPMRYYDPNEILLEGTYDPVSAGVLLAMAAILLVASATWFTQIDVD from the coding sequence ATGTTTGAACTCTCGCGGTACGAGGGACGAACCAGGGTAAAAGGCGGCGTCTACCTCTCGATCGGTCTCGCGACACTCGCGGCGCTCGTGATCTGGGTCTACCCCTCGTTTCGCGACTCGATGAACATGGACGAACTGCTCCGGGCCTACCCCGAGCCCATGTTGCAGGTGATGGGCATTCGGACGATGGCGTCGCTCGAGGGCTTTCTCGCCGTCGAACTCTACATGTTCGGCTGGGTGATCCTGCTCGGACTGTACTTTGCCTACAGCGCGGCGAGCACCATCGCCGACGACGTCGAACGCGGCCGCATGGAAATCCTGCTCTCCCTGCCTATCTCTCGAGCGCGCGTTGTCGGCGAGAAGTTCGCCGCACTCGCGGTCCCGATCGCCCTCGTCAACGTCCTGACACCAGTCGTCGTCCTCGTCGGCGCGGAACTGATCGGCGAGTCGCTCTCGACTGTGGACCTGCTCGTCGTCCACCTGCTATCGATCCCCTACCTCTTCGCCTGCGCCGGAATCGGCCTCCTCGCGTCCGTCGTCTTCGACCGGACGTCGATCGCACAGCGGGTCGCACTCGGTGTCACCTTCGGACTGTTCTTGCTCGAGTCGCTGCTCGCCGACACCGACTACGAGGTCGTGGGCGCGATCGCGCCGATGCGGTACTACGACCCGAACGAGATCCTACTCGAGGGAACGTACGATCCCGTCTCTGCGGGCGTCTTGCTCGCGATGGCGGCTATCCTCCTCGTCGCCAGTGCAACGTGGTTCACGCAAATCGACGTCGATTGA
- a CDS encoding DUF7095 family protein, whose translation MSGFDREAAVDRVEEIVDTVEDERMPVPVREVWVYGDVALGLDPIDRLDVYVTKDVLLRDDPGGEDEFVESHGVRGVGKSVRADWAVEYPEYLRANANGHAAPEKCLAAHLLSGDEPIHLEVCNASFEDNVTQRLRGAQLREDYTQLLDPRGVCLWVDGTRSEEAFRKLRESEFALPTLSAALEMLGMDEKEATAAAEEVHAWRDEQDGMTVRGDVV comes from the coding sequence ATGAGCGGATTCGACCGCGAGGCGGCCGTCGACCGGGTCGAAGAGATCGTCGACACCGTCGAGGACGAACGGATGCCGGTTCCCGTCCGTGAGGTGTGGGTCTACGGCGACGTCGCACTCGGCCTCGATCCGATCGACCGACTCGACGTCTACGTCACGAAAGACGTCCTGCTGCGCGACGACCCCGGCGGCGAAGACGAGTTCGTCGAGTCACACGGCGTTCGAGGAGTTGGCAAATCGGTCCGAGCCGACTGGGCTGTCGAGTATCCCGAGTACCTCCGGGCGAACGCCAACGGCCACGCGGCTCCCGAGAAATGCCTTGCCGCCCACCTCCTCTCTGGCGACGAGCCGATCCACCTCGAGGTCTGCAACGCCTCCTTCGAGGACAACGTCACCCAGCGGCTTCGCGGAGCACAGTTACGCGAGGACTACACGCAGCTGCTCGATCCGCGCGGGGTCTGTCTGTGGGTCGACGGCACCCGCAGCGAGGAGGCGTTTCGCAAACTCCGCGAGAGCGAGTTCGCGCTTCCGACGCTGTCGGCCGCCCTCGAGATGCTCGGTATGGACGAAAAGGAAGCGACGGCTGCCGCCGAGGAGGTCCACGCCTGGCGCGACGAGCAAGACGGCATGACGGTTCGTGGCGACGTCGTATGA
- a CDS encoding alpha/beta fold hydrolase, whose amino-acid sequence MRHRIFNEDGEEDLVFVMGWGNRWTHENVSWLIGTLANADYRVHAFELPTNVDDFKADWLEPIAEYVVDLEGYQLLGHSAGALVGQALDGAENHVYLSPWWGYSDAYPDLALDLLAEIPTAFPFVPVGGMDRDALGELATDHQLATLPRWVSPAFVRETRRAQQELLTIDHDAVVFCSLRDPVISLRPIGERIPPEHVVLYDGGHELFSAPERETYVDVVLAALEEGATAVEQRRPVTV is encoded by the coding sequence ATGAGACACCGGATCTTCAACGAGGACGGCGAGGAAGACCTCGTCTTCGTGATGGGCTGGGGCAACCGCTGGACCCACGAGAACGTCAGCTGGCTGATCGGAACGCTCGCAAACGCCGACTATCGCGTCCACGCGTTCGAACTGCCGACCAACGTCGACGATTTCAAAGCCGACTGGCTCGAGCCGATCGCCGAATACGTCGTCGACCTCGAGGGCTACCAGCTGCTTGGCCACAGCGCGGGCGCGCTGGTCGGCCAGGCGTTAGACGGTGCGGAGAACCACGTCTACCTGAGCCCGTGGTGGGGGTACAGCGACGCCTACCCCGACCTCGCGCTCGATCTGCTCGCAGAGATACCGACGGCGTTCCCGTTCGTCCCGGTCGGCGGGATGGACAGGGATGCGCTCGGCGAACTGGCGACCGACCACCAGCTTGCGACGCTCCCACGGTGGGTTTCGCCGGCGTTCGTCCGGGAGACGCGCCGCGCACAGCAGGAACTACTGACGATCGACCACGACGCCGTCGTCTTCTGTTCGCTTCGGGATCCGGTGATCAGCCTGCGGCCCATCGGTGAACGCATTCCGCCCGAGCACGTCGTCCTCTACGACGGCGGCCACGAACTGTTCTCTGCGCCGGAGCGCGAGACGTACGTCGACGTCGTCCTGGCCGCACTCGAGGAAGGTGCCACTGCCGTCGAACAGCGACGTCCAGTCACGGTCTGA
- the ncsA gene encoding tRNA 2-thiolation protein NcsA, whose translation MECNRCDEEAVMHAAYSGAHLCESHFRESVERRVRRRVRRDDLVPGDASPEDPQTWVIGLSGGKDSVVLTKILHDTFAKDPRIELVGLTIHEGIEGYRDESLAACVDLTDDLGIRHEVVSYEEEFDIRMDDVVEDDPENMAACAYCGVFRRDLLSRYAEMFDADLLLTGHNLDDEAQTALMNFLEGDVAQIAKHFDASLGPLSEREEQEEFVPRAKPLRDVPEKEVALYAHLANLPAHITECPHSSEAYRGEIQQLLYDLEENHPGTRHSILSGYEELAGIVADQYAADDERDDLRECIECGATTTRERCRKCALLESIHAV comes from the coding sequence ATGGAGTGCAATCGGTGTGACGAGGAGGCGGTCATGCACGCCGCCTACTCCGGCGCGCACCTCTGTGAGTCTCACTTTCGCGAATCCGTCGAACGGCGCGTCCGACGGCGCGTCCGACGCGACGACCTCGTCCCCGGAGACGCTTCACCCGAGGACCCACAGACGTGGGTGATCGGTCTCTCTGGCGGCAAAGACAGCGTCGTTCTCACGAAGATCCTCCACGACACGTTCGCCAAGGATCCCCGAATCGAACTCGTCGGGCTGACAATCCACGAAGGGATCGAGGGCTATCGTGACGAGTCGCTCGCAGCCTGCGTCGATCTCACCGACGACCTGGGGATTCGCCACGAGGTCGTCAGTTACGAAGAGGAGTTCGACATCCGGATGGACGACGTCGTCGAGGACGATCCCGAGAACATGGCCGCCTGTGCCTACTGTGGCGTCTTTCGACGGGACCTCCTCTCGCGGTACGCCGAGATGTTCGACGCCGACCTCCTGCTGACGGGCCACAACTTAGACGACGAGGCCCAGACCGCGCTGATGAACTTCCTCGAGGGCGACGTCGCCCAGATTGCCAAACACTTCGACGCGAGCCTCGGTCCGCTCTCGGAACGCGAAGAACAGGAGGAGTTCGTCCCCCGGGCGAAGCCGCTACGCGACGTCCCCGAAAAGGAGGTCGCCCTCTACGCTCACCTCGCGAACCTGCCAGCTCACATCACCGAGTGTCCCCACTCGAGCGAAGCCTACCGCGGCGAGATCCAGCAGTTGTTGTACGACCTCGAGGAGAACCACCCTGGGACTCGCCACTCGATCCTCTCGGGATACGAGGAGCTCGCGGGTATCGTCGCCGACCAGTACGCGGCTGACGACGAGCGCGACGACCTCCGGGAGTGCATCGAGTGTGGCGCGACGACCACGCGCGAACGCTGTCGGAAGTGTGCGTTACTCGAGTCGATCCACGCGGTATAA
- the ftsZ gene encoding cell division protein FtsZ: protein MQDIVQEALENAEEEAREMDASLDDDEFGDPRIVIIGCGGAGNNTINRLYNIGVDGADTVAINTDKQHLKMIEADTKILVGKSLTNGLGAGGDPSMGERATEMAQSTIKDVLGDADLVFVTAGMGGGTGTGAAPVVAKIAKEQGAIVVGMVSTPFNVERARTVKAEEGLEKLREQADSIIVLDNNRLLDYVPNLPIGKAFSVMDQIIAETVKGISETITQPSLINLDYADMSTIMNQGGVAVMLVGETQDKNKTREVVSDAMNHPLLDVDYRGASGGLVHITGGPDLTLKEAEGIADNITERLEASANVIWGARIQENYKGKVRVMAIMTGVQSAQVLGPTTQKQADKSRASIEGLSDADFDASNNVETSTANFGTQSDGGRDELERNNGVDVIR, encoded by the coding sequence ATGCAGGACATCGTTCAGGAGGCCCTCGAGAACGCCGAAGAAGAAGCCCGCGAGATGGACGCGTCGCTTGACGACGACGAGTTCGGTGACCCCCGCATCGTGATCATCGGCTGCGGTGGCGCGGGGAACAACACGATCAACCGGCTGTACAACATCGGCGTCGACGGCGCTGACACGGTGGCGATCAACACCGACAAACAGCACCTCAAAATGATCGAGGCCGACACCAAGATCCTGGTGGGCAAGTCGCTCACGAACGGACTGGGTGCCGGTGGCGATCCGTCGATGGGCGAACGTGCGACAGAGATGGCCCAGAGCACCATCAAGGACGTCCTCGGCGATGCGGACCTCGTGTTCGTGACCGCGGGGATGGGCGGTGGCACCGGCACGGGTGCCGCGCCCGTCGTCGCGAAGATCGCGAAAGAACAGGGTGCCATCGTCGTCGGCATGGTCTCGACGCCGTTCAACGTCGAGCGCGCCCGCACAGTGAAAGCCGAAGAGGGCCTCGAGAAACTGCGCGAGCAGGCCGACTCGATCATCGTGCTCGACAACAACCGGCTGCTCGACTACGTCCCGAACCTCCCGATCGGCAAGGCGTTCTCGGTGATGGACCAGATCATCGCCGAGACCGTCAAAGGAATCTCCGAGACGATCACTCAGCCGAGCCTGATCAACCTGGACTACGCCGACATGTCTACGATCATGAACCAGGGCGGCGTCGCCGTCATGCTGGTCGGCGAGACCCAGGACAAGAACAAGACGCGCGAGGTGGTCAGCGACGCGATGAACCATCCGCTGCTCGACGTCGACTATCGCGGCGCATCCGGCGGTCTCGTTCACATCACGGGTGGACCCGACCTCACGCTGAAGGAGGCCGAGGGCATCGCGGACAACATCACGGAGCGACTCGAGGCCAGTGCAAACGTCATCTGGGGCGCCCGAATCCAGGAGAACTACAAGGGCAAGGTCCGAGTGATGGCCATCATGACCGGCGTCCAGAGCGCGCAAGTGCTCGGCCCGACGACGCAGAAACAGGCCGACAAGTCCCGCGCCAGCATCGAGGGGCTGTCCGACGCCGACTTCGACGCCAGCAACAACGTCGAGACGTCGACCGCGAACTTCGGTACGCAAAGCGACGGCGGCCGCGACGAACTCGAGCGAAACAACGGCGTCGACGTCATCCGATAG
- a CDS encoding ribbon-helix-helix domain-containing protein — translation MERVTLRIPKQQIEEVEQLVDSGEFPNRSEAIRSAVREMINEQNDGRHEQSGKRGWAKV, via the coding sequence ATGGAGCGTGTGACACTGCGGATTCCGAAACAGCAGATCGAAGAGGTCGAACAACTGGTCGACTCTGGCGAGTTCCCGAACCGGAGCGAGGCGATCCGGTCGGCCGTTCGCGAGATGATCAACGAACAGAACGACGGCCGTCACGAACAGTCTGGTAAACGCGGCTGGGCCAAGGTGTAA
- a CDS encoding double zinc ribbon domain-containing protein, producing the protein MGKITFRADDDLVDELEALDSSKSEVMREALREYLAASASDDRDDRDDRLRTERTADPQTRTIPESPTRRPSIDDLVRECVDDVLERRLAERHDDTTDVNVTIALEGVEGDTRKTAVDGATRRTATRPDQRPVESATSDDSRQCDQCGDPLDDEHVYCPNCGEKASRRLFCECGDEIRSDWSFCPGCGRRTPAADVLESG; encoded by the coding sequence ATGGGGAAGATCACGTTCCGCGCCGACGACGACCTCGTCGACGAACTCGAGGCACTCGACTCGTCGAAGAGTGAGGTGATGCGAGAGGCGCTTCGCGAGTACCTCGCTGCGTCCGCGAGCGACGACCGCGACGACCGCGACGACCGTCTACGAACGGAACGGACGGCTGATCCCCAGACTCGGACGATCCCCGAGTCACCGACACGCCGCCCTAGCATCGACGACCTCGTTCGCGAGTGCGTCGACGACGTTCTCGAGCGACGACTCGCCGAGCGGCACGACGACACGACGGACGTGAACGTCACGATCGCGCTCGAGGGGGTCGAGGGAGACACTCGTAAGACAGCCGTCGACGGAGCCACGCGTCGGACGGCGACTCGGCCGGACCAGCGCCCGGTGGAGTCGGCGACGTCGGACGACAGCCGCCAGTGTGACCAGTGTGGCGATCCACTCGACGACGAACACGTCTACTGTCCGAACTGCGGCGAGAAGGCCTCGAGACGACTGTTCTGCGAGTGTGGTGACGAGATCCGCTCGGACTGGTCGTTCTGTCCCGGCTGCGGTCGACGGACGCCTGCAGCGGACGTCCTGGAGTCAGGCTGA